A window of Oncorhynchus tshawytscha isolate Ot180627B linkage group LG10, Otsh_v2.0, whole genome shotgun sequence contains these coding sequences:
- the LOC112259730 gene encoding SH3 domain and tetratricopeptide repeat-containing protein 1 isoform X2, producing MKKLIMSTAEQEVEPVAVVNRMDTSTRHYRRELSAEDHNHDPVKKGTRSRKMERSSSRGAGTSEDCFPTALPMLLAMVEGPDKLPADEGSQEVLRGKLRLLEADSIEVNALFMELSARLVSINCEENAIFVTFKTFEEIWRFTTYYTMGFLGQCMENLLLDQDFWLSSLDQEYFAIEISIQEETLNLMYKGILMQEGSLFASCSSTQMFDSATSGRDLYLEQGDIALFEPPFLGSGWTVLSLGDGARGTKPKPALEPVIPFHQWFLKSCAENILVGSGKPACDFPCQFATGSCVATVEYDAGGPDELSLEQGDRIIIVGLLVSCFEWFTGRLERTGEVGLVMTTLVRPADSLCEASDIFLEKEERLFFNLKEDQIKEETIALLKKINQNDVGHVYKLDLIAHPDSPNEPTQNGSQGNMDAHQQAELRRKIEEILLKGKMKSKVPHATVTTNGTLEDQSETSKTTLPSGPHFTIQPVEEGTTTNQEKFLPLLSFLGGSNYKPEFGALYGQTPERLLATFTGHSDDVDKLVAYLSVARETARKKRLHWSQSRLCFLLGKLCAGRSKFSQARVYFEEALSVPRDIFTDMLMLASIYANLAVIYLMQKNTEKYLALSERIAALLMGIPYCVSTVEKDSEVLKFILKKAVLSHNKMAEARACFLLAKLHWRRGEAADTIPFLERLLVLLAEPPGVRSVRPSHGYLSLAGLYSQLSLPHLCVSSARRATMHPSARLADCLNGMGLVLENTDRLYGIRKQDVAIPAQVAPYLSRSLSFTGRLDGVGGTGDHTLSQALTLCLSQLFQEHGMLGHAVRSMHTLIDHHCAPSSSSGTSSIPERNIALVWLAWLHICNSQPEVSLDVLDSVLASMPEHCTTPQEGLVHNMRGVALRSMGDLRRAAESYQTAIDVCEECEDRANWAVAEANLGLLCLKAGAKRLAEQHLTEAVEMLSALEGQEHEVNFTTVLLELGQYYVNQRHLDRGKIYYEWALLMAIKSNHSDSQLSVTRRLCHLYRAVCPDEAQCIIYNEHQLALLVTRGDRRQEGEVLETISQLYLSLGTERARRSALDYTKRSLGIFIDLGRREKEAYAWLQAGKIYHLLGQTELVDLYLQVAQDVGVSTGDTHFILQLLEAGGDVFFNSSTEREKAVCFYGDRALPIAVKTSSTEVRLRLSNKLVELLLQMKLYGEAVEYAQTALDISVKLGNRLNERVAFHRLATLYHCLGQFELAEHYYLKALSLCPTPLEFDEETLYYVRVYRTLGDIIFYDLKDPYDAAGYYHLALAAAMDIGNKKSQLQLCTRLATIYHNFLVDRELSLFFYQKARAFASDLNVRRINLSPDQIFSSMSQYKTNRVNIQEPRNKSPPNGHLGLKLVRRGERL from the exons ATGAAAAAGTTAATTATGTCAACCGCGGAACAAGAGGTGGAACCCGTGGCGGTGGTTAACCGTATGGATACTAGCACTCGCCATTACCGGAGAGAGCTCTCAGCAGAAGACCACAACCATGATCCGGTAAAAAAGGGGACCAGAAGTAGAAAAATGG AGCGCTCCAGCTCCAGAGGAGCAGGCACATCCGAAGACTGCTTCCCAACAG CGCTGCCCATGCTGTTGGCCATGGTGGAGGGGCCGGACAAGCTTCCTGCAGACGAGGGGTCACAGGAAGTGCTGAGGGGGAAACTCCGCCTCCTGGAAGCCGACAGCATAGAGGTCAACGCTCTCTTCATG GAACTATCAGCTCGGCTTGTTTCCATCAACTGTGAAGAAAACGCCATATTTGTCACATTCAAAACATTTGAAGAGATATGGAGGTTCACCACGTATTACACAATGG GCTTTCTGGGTCAGTGCATGGAGAACCTGCTGTTGGACCAGGACTTCTGGTTGAGTTCTCTGGACCAGGAGTACTTTGCCATAGAGATCTCTATCCAAGAGGAGACTCTCAACCTCATGTACAAAGGCATCCTCATGCAAGAGG GTTCCTTGTTCGCCAGCTGCAGCTCCACCCAGATGTTCGACAGCGCCACCTCTGGTAGAGACCTCTACCTGGAGCAGGGGGACATCGCCCTGTTTGAGCCCCCGTTCCTGGGCTCGGGGTGGACCGTACTCTCCCTGGGGGATGGAGCCCGGGGGACCAAACCCAAACCAGCCCTGGAGCCCGTCATCCCCTTCCACCA ATGGTTCCTCAAATCATGTGCGGAGAACATCTTAGTTGGCAGTGGCAAGCCAGCATGTGATTTCCCCTGCCAGTTTG CCACTGGCTCTTGCGTGGCCACTGTTGAGTATGACGCCGGTGGGCCAGACGAGCTAAGCCTGGAGCAGGGCGACCGCATCATCATTGTGGGCCTGTTGGTGTCGTGCTTCGAGTGGTTCACTGGCAGActggagagaacaggagaagtgGGATTGGTGATGACAACACTGGTCAGACCGGCCGATAGCCTTTGTGA GGCATCTGACATTTTcctagagaaagaagagaggttgTTTTTCAACCTGAAAGAAGATCAGATTAAAGAGGAGACAATCGCCTTGCTGAAAAAAATAAACCAGAATGATGTTGGACACGTCTACAAACTTG ATCTGATTGCTCACCCGGATTCTCCAAATGAACCAACTCAAA ATGGTTCCCAAGGCAACATGGACGCTCACCAACAAGCAGAACTGAGGAGAAAGATTGAAGAGATTCTGCTAAAAGGGAAGATGAAATCGAAGGTGCCTCATGCAACTGTGACGACAAATGGAACTCTGGAGGACCAGAGTGAGACCTctaagactacattacccagcgGGCCTCACTTCACCATCCAACCAGTTGAGGAAGGCACCACCACCAACCAGGAGAAATTCCTTCCTCTTCTATCCTTCCTGGGTGGCAGCAACTACAAGCCAGAGTTTGGCGCCCTCTATGGCCAAACTCCGGAACGGCTCCTCGCCACTTTCACTGGCCACTCGGACGACGTTGACAAATTAGTGGCGTATCTAAGTGTTGCCAGGGAAACTGCCAGAAAGAAACGTCTCCATTGGTCCCAGAGCCGCCTCTGTTTCCTTTTGGGGAAACTCTGCGCAGGACGATCAAAATTTTCCCAGGCTCGCGTCTACTTCGAGGAGGCCCTTAGCGTCCCTCGAGACATCTTCACGGAcatgctaatgctagctagcatctACGCTAACCTAGCGGTGATCTATCTCATGCAGAAAAATACAGAGAAATACTTGGCTCTGTCGGAGCGGATCGCTGCGCTGCTAATGGGCATCCCTTACTGCGTCTCAACAGTGGAGAAAGACTCAGAAGTTCTGAAATTTATCCTGAAGAAGGCGGTGCTTAGTCACAATAAAATGGCAGAAGCCAGAGCATGCTTCCTTTTGGCCAAGCTCCACTGGAGGCGAGGTGAGGCGGCGGACACCATTCCCTTCCTGGAGAGGCTTCTGGTTCTCTTGGCGGAGCCCCCTGGTGTCCGGAGCGTCAGGCCCAGCCATGGCTACCTCAGCCTGGCGGGGCTGTACagccagctctccctccctcacctctgtGTCAGCTCGGCCAGGAGAGCCACGATGCATCCGTCTGCTAGGCTAGCCGATTGTCTGAATGGAATGGGGCTGGTtctggagaacacagacagactctATGGGATCCGGAAGCAGGACGTCGCCATTCCGGCTCAAGTGGCTCCATATCTCAGCCGGTCGCTCTCCTTCACTGGGCGATTAGATGGAGTCGGTGGCACTGGTGACCACACTCTAAGCCAGGCTCTAACACTCTGCCTATCCCAGCTGTTTCAGGAACATGGGATGCTAGGTCACGCCGTACGCTCCATGCACACTCTCATAGACCATCATTGTGCGCCGTCATCATCATCGGGCACCTCTAGCATTCCTGAACGAAACATCGCCCTTGTGTGGCTAGCATGGCTCCACATCTGTAACAGCCAACCAGAGGTTTCTCTAGATGTCCTCGACTCAGTGCTGGCCTCCATGCCAGAACATTGCACTACCCCACAGGAAG GACTGGTCCACAACATGAGGGGTGTAGCCTTGCGAAGCATGGGGGACCTGAGGAGGGCAGCAGAGAGCTACCAGACGGCCATTGATGTGTGTGAGGAGTGTGAGGACCGGGCTAACTGGGCAGTAGCAGAAGCTAACCTGGGGTTATTGTGTCTGAAGGCTGGGGCTAAG AGGTTAGCGGAGCAGCATCTAACAGAAGCTGTTGAGATGTTGTCAGCGCTGGAGGGACAAGAACATGAG GTGAACTTTACCACTGTGCTGTTGGAGCTGGGACAGTACTATGTGAACCAGAGACACCTGGACAGAGGAAAGATCTACTATGAATGGGCTCTACTCATGGCTATCAAGTCAAACCACTCAGACA GTCAGTTGAGCGTGACGCGACGCTTGTGCCACCTTTACAGAGCAGTGTGTCCTGATGAGGCCCAGTGCATCATCTACAACGAACATCAGCTGGCCCTGCTGGTGACCcggggagacaggagacaggagggagaggtgtTGGAGACCATCAGCCAGCTATACCTTAGTCTGGGGACAGAgag GGCTAGGCGGTCTGCTCTGGACTACACCAAGCGTAGCCTGGGGATCTTCATAGACCTGGGCCGGAGGGAGAAGGAGGCTTACGCCTGGTTACAGGCTGGGAAGATATACCACCTGCTGGGCCAGACTGAACTGGTGGACCTTTATTTACAG GTGGCCCAAGATGTGGGGGTGAGTACGGGAGACACACACTTCATCCTACAGCTGCTGGAGGCAGGAGGGGACGTCTTCTTCAACAGctcaacggagagagagaaggctgtctGCTTCTATGGG gaccGTGCCCTGCCCATCGCGGTGAAAACCAGCAGTACAGAGGTCAGACTGAGACTGTCTAACAAGCTGGTGGAGCTGCTGCTGCAGATGAAGCTGTATGGAGAGGCTGTTGAGTACGCCCAGACCGCCCTGGACATCAGTGTTAAACTGG GAAACCGTCTGAACGAGCGTGTGGCGTTCCACCGCCTGGCTACTCTGTACCACTGTCTGGGTCAGTTTGAGCTGGCTGAACACTACTACCTGAaggccctctccctctgccccacgCCCCTGGAATTTGATGAGGAAACCCTGTACTATGTCAGGGTGTATCGGACGCTGGGGGATATTATATTCTATGACCTGAAG GACCCGTATGACGCCGCAGGGTACTACCACCTAGCACTTGCTGCAGCCATGGACATCGGCAACAAGAAGTCCCAGCTCCAGCTCTGCACCCGATTGGCTACCATCTACCACAACTTCCTAGTCGATCGGGAACTGTCCCTCTTCTTCTACCAGAAAGCACGAGCGTTCGCCTCCGACCTCAATGTACGACGCATCAACCTCTCGCCAGACCAGATCTTcagcagtatgtcacagtacaagACAAACAGGGTGAACATCCAGGAACCAAGAAATAAGTCACCGCCAAACGGCCATCTTGGTTTGAAGTTagtgagaagaggggagaggttaTAG